The genomic segment GACCGGAGAGGTGGGTAGTCCATGCGGAAGTGACCTGCTCGGGATCCAGCAACCCATGCCGGGCTATCGCCTGGGGCGACAGCAGATCCCCCGCCCATTCGGACAGTTCATTGCGCAGCCAGTGGTCGATCGGCACACCGAATCCCATTTTCGGTCGATTGGTGATTTCCTCGGGAACGTACCGCTTCAACACTTGCTGGAGCAGCCATTTGCCCTGGCCATTGCGATACTTCATGCGCATCGGCAGCCGCAGCGCGAATTCGATGACCCTGTGGTCCAGCAGCGGAACCCGCGATTCGAGGCTAACCGCCATGCTCGCCCTATCCACTTTCGTCAGGATGTCGTCCGGGAGATAGGTCAGCGTATCGAAATACTGCATGCGGTTGAAAAAGTCAGGAATACGTTCCGCTACGGTCTCATCCCACAGCATGCCCTTGTGCTCCCGTGCCCCCGGTACGAGGTTGTCGGGCTCATGCCACTGGCTGATCAGGCCACGATAGAGTGCATCTTGACCGTTTCCGTCATCGGAGAGAAATGTGCCTGCAAGCTTGTGCATCTTGTGGCCGAAGCGAGACGGACGACGCGATGGCGGAATGAGATGGCCCATCACGTCCCAAGCCTTGGCCGGCACCGTTTGAATGGCATTCCCCGCCAGAGCCATCGCCCACGACGGCACGCGATGTGTCTGCTGCCAGATTTTGGTGGCGTAGAAATAGCGGTTATAGCCGCCAAAGCTCTCGTCTCCGCCATCGCCTGACAGGCTGACGGTCACGTGCTGACGTGCCAGCCTGGAAACGAGATAGGTCGGAATCTGCGAAGAGTCCGCAAATGGTTCATCGTACCATTCGGTCAGATGCGGAACGACGGCCTGCGCATCGGCAGACGTAACGTAGAGTTCGGTATGGTCTGTGCCCAGATGCCTGGCGACCGACTTGGCGTGCTTGGCCTCGTCATAACCATCCTCGTGGAAGCCGATCGAGAATGTGCGTACCGGCCTATCGCTTTGCGCCTGCATCAGCGCCACGACGGTCGAACTGTCTATGCCGCCCGACAAGAAGGCGCCCAGGGACACGTCCGCCACCATCTGACGCTTCACCGCATCCCGCAGTAGATCGTCCAAAGCGACTATCGCTTCGGCGTCGCTGCCGTTGAAGGGATTGCGGTTGGCCGCCTCCAGTGCGTTGTCCAGGCCCCAGTACCGTACCGTCTCGGGATCTTTGCCATTGCGCAAAACCAGCATCGTGCCGGGCAGGAGCTTGTGGGTGTCGCGCCAGATCGTGAAGGGCGCAGGCACGTAGCCGTGGCGCATGTATGCTGCGACCGAATCCCTGTCGATGGAAGGCGTCCAGCCAGGGTAGGCGCGCAACGCCTTCAACTCGGAGCCGAATAGGAACACGTCGTCGTCCTGAGCCCAATAGAGGGGCTTGATTCCCACCTGATCGCGCACAAGGGTCAAGTTGCGGTCCGCCCTGTCCCAGAGGGCGAATGCGAACATGCCGATCAGCCGCCTCGCGGTTTCGGCCAGGCCCCATTCCTCGATGGCCGCCAGCACGACTTCAGTATCGGAGTGGCCGCGAAACGTTGCCCCCTTGCGCTCCAGCTCGACGCGCATGTCCTGGAAGTTGTAGATTTCGCCGTTGTAGACGATCACGTAGCGGCCGCTTGCCGAGACCATAGGCTGGTGGCCGGCCGGCGACAGGTCGACAATGGAAAGTCGCCGATGACCGAGGGCTATGCCCGACTCTGCGTCCACCCATTGGCCCTCATCGTCGGGCCCTCTATGGACCAGCCGATCGGTCATGGCTTTCAGCGTTTGCCGCATGGAGTCCGGTGACGCGGACCGTCGATCGAAAAAACCTGCAATTCCACACATATGGTTCTACTCTTGCGCCCCGGCAGCAATATTATCATCGGACCGAGCTCGCCAGGCGCGGCTTCCATTATTCAGCAAGAAGGCAGATAGGCCGATCATGCCAAAAACAATGAAAATTGCGGCGACATAAGGTGCCAGCGAAAACAATATTTCACGATTAACCTGAATTCCGTCCAGATATTCGGGGCTATAGTAGAGCTCGTTGTCTTCGCGACTAGCGACCATCTCGAAGATGTTGTCCATGTCGTCGAAGCCGACATTGGCGTAACTTGCGTCAAATCCCGCTCGCAGGCTCCGATCGTCAACGTCGTAGCGATAGGGCAATGCGCCGAAATCCGGGTCAACCAGGTATTCGCCGCCCTCAAGCTGTACAAGGGTAACCACATGCCCATTCAGGCCGAAAGCCGCCGCAGGTATCCCATTACTTTCAAGCACTCGAGCCAGGATTATCGCGCGCTGGTGGCAGAAACCGCAGAGCATCCGCTCCCCAAATAGCCCCTGACGCCAGTCGAATCGAAAGCCCAGGACCTTCATCAGTCTGGACGTTGCAAACTCTACCGCCGACAGGCTGTAGTCGGTCGGATTGCAGTGATAGGTGGACTGGTGGACCATCTCGTTTATGCGCGTGACATAACCGAGTTCGCCTTCGTTGACCCTGCGCGTCATTTCGGCAGCTTCGATATCTGCGAAACGACGTTCCGCGATGTAGTGGAAACCGGCAAAGCTCCCCTTCGGATCCCCAGGCGGCTGGTATGCGTGAAAGAAGTGCGCCGAACCCGATATTATTAGGAAGACACAGATCGTGACACCGAGGATCGATGCGAGGTGGGGCTGCCGCAAGGCGAAGAATTTCTCAACCAAGGCTGGCCTCTTTCCGACACGTATAGACTATGGTGACCCTTAGAACGCTCAAAGGGGAAGCGTCTTCGTCGTACAGCCGTTCAACCACCAAAACCGATGAGTTCATCAGCCCGTTTGTCTCAGATCTATATTTCATCCATCGCCTAGAAAATTTCGGGCCGAAGGCTCTTCGACAATCCGCGTCCATCCCGAACCGATTGATACAGAGTTTCGTACGCGTCGATACAGGCGTCGAGCGAAAAAAGTTGTTCGACACGCTCCCGCGCTGCCACGCCCATGAGCTGTCGGTCGCGCGCCTCGCCCAATCGTTCGAGCGCGTGAGCCAAGGAGCGTTCGTCGTGCGCCGGTACGACAAAGCCCGTCAAGCCGTCCGAGACCGCTTCAGCATTGCCGCCAACATCGGTTACCACCGCCGGCAGGCGTGCTGCCATGTATTCCAGCACGGCATTGGAGAAGCCCTCTTCGTGTGAAGCCAGGACTCCGACGTCTGCCGCCTTGAGCAGAGACGGTACGTCTGTTCGTGGCCCAGCCCAGATTACTCGATCCGCCAGACCGAGACTTTCGGCGCAAGCTCGCAGTGCACCGAGAATGCCATCATCGCGGCCCACGACGATCAATCGCCACCGCTCGGGCAACTCGGCGATTGCCAGCGCACGGAGCAGATCCTCGTGTCCCTTGTATGGGATAAGGTTGGCAACCTTGATAAAGACGAGCTCATCCTCGCCGATCCCCAGTTCAACGCGCACTGCCGCCCGGTCCTGGACGTCCGAGAAGGGGGCGAGATCAATGCCGTTGCGGATCAGCCCCAGCCGTTCCAGGGGCGCTCCCTCGGTCTTGAGGTCGGCGACCACCGGCAGAGAATTGCCGATGAGCGCGTCCATCTTTCCGTGCAGCCATCGTTCCACCCGCGCCATGGAAGGATGCTTGCGTTGGTAGAAGTTACGGCTTCGGCGGCTCATCACTTTTCGCGGTGACCCCGTGAGCAGGGAGCATAGTCCACCCAGCAGGTATGCCTGTGGGAGAAAAAAATGAACAGTGTTCGGTCGGGTAGTGAGTAAGTGAATCGACAAGGACCAAGAGGCTACGATCAGCCTCAGCATTCTGTAGGGAGCATTGGCAGGTCCGGGCGCTAGCGCAGGAGCGTAGACGCGTATCCCTTGTTCTTCGAGCAGGCGAGCCTGTGCGCCGGGCTCGGAAAGCGCAAAGACCTCCACCGTGTAGCCTCGCTTGGCAAGCTGCGGAAGCACCTGAACAAGGTGCCGTTCCGCTCCGCCGTAGTTGAGGGAACCAATGACGAAAAGGATTCGATCGCTCACAGCCGCCGGTCCGCCTCTGTCATCCGGTCTTTCCGTAAACGTCGATCGTTTCCTTGATCATACGCTCCACCGAGAAGCGTTCCCGCATGCTGACGGGCCCACGGTCTCGGGCGCGCTTCCTCAGGTCGGGGTCCTTCAGTACCTTGAGTATGCCGTCCACAAAATCGGAAACAGCCTGGCTGGGGATGATCACCCCAGTATCTCCATCAGTAAAGACCTCGCCAACACCCCCGACGTCTGACGCGACGACCGGGACGCCCTCGGCCTGAGCTTCCACCACCACGTTCGGCAGCCCTTCCACTGACGATGTGAGCAGGAAGACGTCCATGGCGGCCAGCAACTCAACCGCGTCGGGCCGGCGCCCCAGAAGGCTGACACTGCCTCTGAGCGGCGAAGACTCAATCCTTTTCTTGAGGTCCGCCATCATCGGGCCATCGCCAACAATAATGAAATGCGCGTCCGTTCGCGCTTCCTTCGTCCGTTCAGCAATATCCAGCCACAGATCGGGCTGCTTTTCCTGTGACAGCCGCATGATGGTGCCCACCAGTGCGGCGTCGACGGGAATGCCCAGGGTGGCACGAATGCGACGGGAAATGGCCTCGCGATCCCCGCTCAGTGCAGGAAAATCGAAACCGTTGCGGATCACGCGGATGTCCGCTGTGAGGCCCGCCCATTGCCTATAGTCACGGGCGCCCGCCTCCGAGTTGTTGAGGATCGTCACGTTGGGCTGCTTGGCAAGTAGCCTATAAAGCGGCCTCATGTACCTCTGATGGAAAGGAAAGTTGTGGGGCGCCAGGCTGCGGCAGCCGATCACCACCTTCGGAACGCCGGCAAGCACTGCAGCGATGCCGGCCGTCACGTTGATGTCATCGAGCCAGGTATGCACGATTTCCGGCCGCCGTTCGCTGAACACCCGGAAGTAGCTGAGGAAGGCGTCTCGGCGTACGCCGAGCCGTCCCATTGCCTGCACGACCAAAAGTTGGCGGGAGGTCAGCTCCCCCGTCGAACTTGCTCGCAGCGCCTCGTCCCAGAGGTGCAGGCAGGGAATCTCGGCTTCCTCGAGCGCCGGATAGAAGAAATCATACGGCGGCACCAGCGGTTGGGCGCACAGCAGTGAGATATCCGTGACCCCAGCTGCCTTAAGGCCCAGCAGCGTATTGGCGGTCTGGCGTTCGCTGCCACCCGGCCCCAGCGAACCAGTCACGAGCATGACCCGGCCGGCAACAGCTTTGGTTGGCGAGGGACGCGCGGCGATATTGCGCCGAATGACATCCACCGAAAATCCCGGCATGGCTTGATCGAGCAGCCGACCTACCGCAGCGCGGCTGAACCGGTATCGCAGAGAGCCAGCGCCGGCGGCAACGAGAAGTGCGGCTGTGCTGGCGCGCACTGTTCCAAGATCCCGGTCGTGGAACACCACGTGTCGAACCTTGCGCCGCATCAGATGATAGGTCGTCTTGACACCGAACGGCCACTGCGCTCCTGGCACGAAATAGTGAAGTTCTGCAGAAAGGCGTCCCGGAAGCGTCAGCGCCCCAGCCGCAGGGTCCCACCCACCGCAACGATCCGGAAGCAGATCTGCAAGGGCGGGATCGGCACCGGTCAGGATGACACTTTCGACGTCAGGCCGGGCCAGCAAAGCCTCCGCCGCCGAGGCATCCGAGTTCCACAGCATTGCCGTCACCGTTCCCTTGGCACGGCCTCTCCGTTCATCAAGAGCCGCAGCAACGCCTTCCGGCGACAACAGAGGAGGTTGCCGTTCTTCGCTTGCCGCGATTTTCGGACTTCCAGAAAGCAGGGCGGCCTCGAACCTCTCGGCTACCTGTTCAATCCCGAAAGCGTCCAAGCTTGCCCCCGAAGGGATTGGCCCAGCCGCACCGGAAGTCTCCCATTGCTGGAACGATTCAGCCAGAGCCGCGAGTATTCCCTCGTAGTCCTCAGGATCGACCACCGGGCAGCCGGCGCCTCGCAGCGCCTCGGCGGAAGCGCCGCGCCCAGGTGTGATGCCCAGGATCGGGCGTTTCAGCATGAAATAGTCAACGATCTTGCTCGGCAGGAACACACTCGTATCCGCCGGCGCGTCAATCAGGAGCAAAAGATCCGCCGACTGTGCACTCGCGAGGCTTTCCAGGTAGGTTTTGCTGCCCGTGAAGGTCACGAGTCCGTCCACCCCGAGATCGGTGGCGGTTTGTCGCAACGCGTCGTCCGCATGGCCGATGAGTTCGAGCCGCAGCGCAATGTTGCCGTGCCGCGCATCCGCCAGAGCCTTTACGGCGCGCAAGACAAGGTCGGGTTTGCGATGCCCGTAAAAATTGCCGGTGTGCACGATGCGCATCACCGGCTCCTGCGCCTTTGGTCGTTCCAGAAGCGGCAGCAGATCGGGCTCCATACCGTGCGGAACGACATGTACCTTTTTCTGCCATTCTGGCGGGTACTTGGCCATCACAAGATCGGCAGTGTACTGGTTGACGAATATCACAGCATCGGCCGAGCCGATCACATCCCGCTCTTGGCGCAAAGCTGCCGCGCGTTCGGTTTCACTCGAAAATTGTCGATAGGCGCTATCCACCCAAGGGTCGCTGAAGTGGGCGATCCACGGAAAATCGGGCAGGCTCCGCTTCAGCCTCAACCCCACCGCGTGGTCGACCCAAGGCTGCGCGAAGGTAATCATGGCGTCATGTCTGCCGTCGCGAATCTCTCGCCGCATAACTTGCGCGGCGCGACGCACCCAGTTGTCCGTCCTGATATCGGCAGGTGGCCGGAATCGCCGCCAGAGCCTTAGCCATATCGGGCTTGGCTCTTTCTCTTCACGAAGCTCGACTGGAATGCAGTGGTAGGCGCCGTTGTAGAAGTCCTGCAGCCCGCTATCGATCGTTGCAAACGGCTCCGCATCGGGGGTCACCGTCACTACGGTCGTTTCCCAGCCACGGGCCTGAAGACCTCGTAGAGACCGGGAAATTTGCAGCGAACGAGGAAAAACCAGCGGCGGCATCGTCCATGACAGGGCCAGCAATCGTCCTTTTAGACCAGCCATCGCCGCATCCACAACTCGAGTATCAGTACGTTCCAAAGCCGGTGTCGATCCATCATGCCGGCCGTCCGATCGGTGCCGGCGCGCACGACCGCGGCAAGGGCCTCTGGCGTAAGCCAGTTCGTCAGTTGCGCGGAAGGCGATAGCATGTCTTGGGCCCATTGCTTGAGTTCGGTCGACAGCCAACCATAAACCGGCACTGGAAACCCCTGCTTGGGGCGATCCACGATCTCGCGCGGCAACCGCGCCTCGGCATATCGCCGAAGGATCTCTTTGGAGCGATAGACACCGTTCACGGAGGGACCCGCCTTCAGTCGAGTGGGCAGGGCGCCCGCCCACTCTACAAGGCGATAATCCAAGAACGGCGTGCGCAGTTCGACAGAATTGGCCATGGACATGCGATCGGCCTTCATCAGCAAGTCCTCGACCAGCCAATCCTGCGAATAGAGGTACAATGCCTGGTTGAGGGGTGGCTGGTCTCCGAGTTGATCCAGGATCTGCCGCGGGCGATCGAAACTGTCAGGCCACGTCCCATTGGCACGAAGCAACTGCAGTTTGTCTGCCGAGGACCAGTAGTTGGTCATTGAAATGGGCTCAGGCACAGCACGCTGATCGCAAATAGTGGATGCATCGGACCGCAACCGGGCAAAGCGTCCCGAGATGCCTGCCAACAGCCCGCCCAGGCGGCCATTTGCCCAGCGAGGAAGGGCGGCCCTTGCTGCCGCCGCTCGATCCCAAAGCTGAGCTCTCTGCTCGAAGTTGTAGCCGGCGAAAATCTCGTCGCTCCCCTCCCCGGAGAGGGCTACCGTCACATGCTGCCCCGCAAGCTTTGAAACATAGTAGAGCGGTACGGACGCCAGATCGGCCATGGGCTCATCGGCATACCAGACCAGATCCGTGAGAAAACCCATGAAATCAGAGGCGCCGATGGACACCTCGTGGTGGTCAGTGTCGAAATACCGCGCAACCGTTCTGGCATAGGGCAACTCGTCGGTTTCCGGTGAACCGGCGAAGGAAACCGAAAACGTCATCAGCCTGTCGGTCGAGTTTCGCGCGGCGCTCACGACTGCGCTTGAGTCGAGGCCGCCACTGAGGGTTATGCCCACTGGCACATCGGCGCGCATGCGCAAAGCCACTGCATCCTCGAACAGGTCTGCAAATTCCTGATCATAGACCGCGTCTGGACGTTCTTCGCTCTTGTCCGGCGCCCGCATGGGCATTTGCCACCAGCGCTCGACACGGGGCAATGGATCCTCAAGTTCCATCGTCAAAACATGCCCTGGGGGCAGCTTGGATATTCCCATCCATATGGAATCGGGAGCAGGCACATAGCGGAAGGTCAGGAAGTCCCAGATCGCACGAGGGTTCACCTCCTTGTCGACCAGGCCGCTGGCGAGGATGGCCTTGATCTCCGAACCGAAGACGAGGCCACCTTTGACCGGCGCGTAGTAGACGGGCTTCACTCCGAGCCGATCACGAACGAGATGCAGGCGCTTTGTCCGTCCGTCCCAGATGGCGACGCCAAACATGCCGTTCATACGGTGAAAGCCGCTCAATCCTTCCCGTTCGTAGAGGCGAAGCAGAACCTCGGTGTCAGAAGAGGTACGAAAGGTACAACCCTGGCTTCGCATCTCCGCCCGCAGCGCCTCGTGGTTGTAGACCTCGCCATTTAGCATGACCCAGATATTGCCATCCTGGCTGGACATGGGCTGATGCCCGCCGGCCAGGTCGACGATGCTCAAGCGGCGAAAGCCGAACCCAACACCGTCGTCGACATGAAAACCTGAGTCGTCGGGGCCGCGATGCACGATCGCGTCGGACATGCGACGCAGGCGGGCTTCAGCCTCGTCGCTCCGGTCAAGATTGCCGATCCACCCCGTGATACCGCACATGAGCTAAAAACCGGCCCGCTCAAGACACTTTGCGGGCGATTACATGATGACTTGCATGATCCATCGTCCGTCGGATGTCGCCAAATCCAGCGCGCTGCAGCCACAATTGGATTTCGTAGAATGAATAGGTGTCGTTTATTTCGGGCGAAACCGCGTCGAACCAGCCGCCGGCCTGGTCCCCCTTGAGGCCCTGGAGGAACTTTAGCCGGTCGTCAAAGCTCATCACGCTAGTGTGGCGACGTAGGCTCTCAACCTCGGTGTAATATGCGAACTCTCCCGAATCCCGGCCGGTCGGCTCACCGTAGAGCATCAGGAAGATGTAGCCGCCGGGCTTCACCAGCGACGCAATGTTGCTGAAGGCCCCATAGGTGTTGCCGGTGTGATGCAATACCCCGAACGACCAAACCAGGTCGAACGTCGAGGATAGATCGATAGGTCTGGTGAGGTCGTGCTGCCGGACAACAACCCGATCACCGAACTCGGCGCAGGCCCTCCGGGTGTGATCGACACCGGACGCGGATTGGTCGAGAGCCGTCACCAAAGCTCCCATCGACGCCATCGCCCACGAGAACCGGCCAGATCCGCACCCGGCATCCAGCACCGTCTTTCCAGTGAACCAGTCCCGCGGAAGCCCGCTATACTGGCAGACAAGCCTGGGTTCACGCTCGCGAATCTCAGGGTGGTTGTCGATCCAGCTGCCGTCATCCGTGTGACCCCACTGGTAGTCAAAGCTATCCTTGGTCTGACGCTGCATAGGCAGGTCGTGAATGATGTCGGCCGTAAGGTAGCGGACAAGCGAGCGCAGCCGGCTGACTTCGAGCTGAAGATAGTCGCTTTCGTATCGCAACTTGCGGACTTCCTCGGCCAGGCCGGGGGGAGTAGTGGCATCCGCCGGCAGCAGACGCTGCAACAAAGTCCTCAAGCCCATTTCTATCCTGTTCTTTCACTGGGTTTGGCGCTTAGGGCCGATTTCCTGGCTGTGTCCCGATCAATGCGGCAGCTTCGGTGCCGGTCAGGGAAACGAGGCGACGAGCTGACAGGTGCTGCATGGCTCGTTCGAAAGGAGCCTGACCAATGACATGGGCCGGATCACCATACCATGACAGGATGCCCGGAATACCTTGCTCGATCAGGGTATCGACAGTTTCGATCATGAGGTCTGCATAGTCCTCGGACAATGCATAGTCGCGTCGATCCGTAAGGTAGGTCCAGGA from the Youhaiella tibetensis genome contains:
- the asnB gene encoding asparagine synthase (glutamine-hydrolyzing), yielding MCGIAGFFDRRSASPDSMRQTLKAMTDRLVHRGPDDEGQWVDAESGIALGHRRLSIVDLSPAGHQPMVSASGRYVIVYNGEIYNFQDMRVELERKGATFRGHSDTEVVLAAIEEWGLAETARRLIGMFAFALWDRADRNLTLVRDQVGIKPLYWAQDDDVFLFGSELKALRAYPGWTPSIDRDSVAAYMRHGYVPAPFTIWRDTHKLLPGTMLVLRNGKDPETVRYWGLDNALEAANRNPFNGSDAEAIVALDDLLRDAVKRQMVADVSLGAFLSGGIDSSTVVALMQAQSDRPVRTFSIGFHEDGYDEAKHAKSVARHLGTDHTELYVTSADAQAVVPHLTEWYDEPFADSSQIPTYLVSRLARQHVTVSLSGDGGDESFGGYNRYFYATKIWQQTHRVPSWAMALAGNAIQTVPAKAWDVMGHLIPPSRRPSRFGHKMHKLAGTFLSDDGNGQDALYRGLISQWHEPDNLVPGAREHKGMLWDETVAERIPDFFNRMQYFDTLTYLPDDILTKVDRASMAVSLESRVPLLDHRVIEFALRLPMRMKYRNGQGKWLLQQVLKRYVPEEITNRPKMGFGVPIDHWLRNELSEWAGDLLSPQAIARHGLLDPEQVTSAWTTHLSGQANLQYPLWTVLMLQDWLDRQCMGQ
- a CDS encoding glycosyltransferase, which gives rise to MSDRILFVIGSLNYGGAERHLVQVLPQLAKRGYTVEVFALSEPGAQARLLEEQGIRVYAPALAPGPANAPYRMLRLIVASWSLSIHLLTTRPNTVHFFLPQAYLLGGLCSLLTGSPRKVMSRRSRNFYQRKHPSMARVERWLHGKMDALIGNSLPVVADLKTEGAPLERLGLIRNGIDLAPFSDVQDRAAVRVELGIGEDELVFIKVANLIPYKGHEDLLRALAIAELPERWRLIVVGRDDGILGALRACAESLGLADRVIWAGPRTDVPSLLKAADVGVLASHEEGFSNAVLEYMAARLPAVVTDVGGNAEAVSDGLTGFVVPAHDERSLAHALERLGEARDRQLMGVAARERVEQLFSLDACIDAYETLYQSVRDGRGLSKSLRPEIF
- a CDS encoding glycosyltransferase — protein: MAGLKGRLLALSWTMPPLVFPRSLQISRSLRGLQARGWETTVVTVTPDAEPFATIDSGLQDFYNGAYHCIPVELREEKEPSPIWLRLWRRFRPPADIRTDNWVRRAAQVMRREIRDGRHDAMITFAQPWVDHAVGLRLKRSLPDFPWIAHFSDPWVDSAYRQFSSETERAAALRQERDVIGSADAVIFVNQYTADLVMAKYPPEWQKKVHVVPHGMEPDLLPLLERPKAQEPVMRIVHTGNFYGHRKPDLVLRAVKALADARHGNIALRLELIGHADDALRQTATDLGVDGLVTFTGSKTYLESLASAQSADLLLLIDAPADTSVFLPSKIVDYFMLKRPILGITPGRGASAEALRGAGCPVVDPEDYEGILAALAESFQQWETSGAAGPIPSGASLDAFGIEQVAERFEAALLSGSPKIAASEERQPPLLSPEGVAAALDERRGRAKGTVTAMLWNSDASAAEALLARPDVESVILTGADPALADLLPDRCGGWDPAAGALTLPGRLSAELHYFVPGAQWPFGVKTTYHLMRRKVRHVVFHDRDLGTVRASTAALLVAAGAGSLRYRFSRAAVGRLLDQAMPGFSVDVIRRNIAARPSPTKAVAGRVMLVTGSLGPGGSERQTANTLLGLKAAGVTDISLLCAQPLVPPYDFFYPALEEAEIPCLHLWDEALRASSTGELTSRQLLVVQAMGRLGVRRDAFLSYFRVFSERRPEIVHTWLDDINVTAGIAAVLAGVPKVVIGCRSLAPHNFPFHQRYMRPLYRLLAKQPNVTILNNSEAGARDYRQWAGLTADIRVIRNGFDFPALSGDREAISRRIRATLGIPVDAALVGTIMRLSQEKQPDLWLDIAERTKEARTDAHFIIVGDGPMMADLKKRIESSPLRGSVSLLGRRPDAVELLAAMDVFLLTSSVEGLPNVVVEAQAEGVPVVASDVGGVGEVFTDGDTGVIIPSQAVSDFVDGILKVLKDPDLRKRARDRGPVSMRERFSVERMIKETIDVYGKTG
- the asnB gene encoding asparagine synthase (glutamine-hydrolyzing); translated protein: MCGITGWIGNLDRSDEAEARLRRMSDAIVHRGPDDSGFHVDDGVGFGFRRLSIVDLAGGHQPMSSQDGNIWVMLNGEVYNHEALRAEMRSQGCTFRTSSDTEVLLRLYEREGLSGFHRMNGMFGVAIWDGRTKRLHLVRDRLGVKPVYYAPVKGGLVFGSEIKAILASGLVDKEVNPRAIWDFLTFRYVPAPDSIWMGISKLPPGHVLTMELEDPLPRVERWWQMPMRAPDKSEERPDAVYDQEFADLFEDAVALRMRADVPVGITLSGGLDSSAVVSAARNSTDRLMTFSVSFAGSPETDELPYARTVARYFDTDHHEVSIGASDFMGFLTDLVWYADEPMADLASVPLYYVSKLAGQHVTVALSGEGSDEIFAGYNFEQRAQLWDRAAAARAALPRWANGRLGGLLAGISGRFARLRSDASTICDQRAVPEPISMTNYWSSADKLQLLRANGTWPDSFDRPRQILDQLGDQPPLNQALYLYSQDWLVEDLLMKADRMSMANSVELRTPFLDYRLVEWAGALPTRLKAGPSVNGVYRSKEILRRYAEARLPREIVDRPKQGFPVPVYGWLSTELKQWAQDMLSPSAQLTNWLTPEALAAVVRAGTDRTAGMMDRHRLWNVLILELWMRRWLV
- a CDS encoding class I SAM-dependent methyltransferase, giving the protein MQRLLPADATTPPGLAEEVRKLRYESDYLQLEVSRLRSLVRYLTADIIHDLPMQRQTKDSFDYQWGHTDDGSWIDNHPEIREREPRLVCQYSGLPRDWFTGKTVLDAGCGSGRFSWAMASMGALVTALDQSASGVDHTRRACAEFGDRVVVRQHDLTRPIDLSSTFDLVWSFGVLHHTGNTYGAFSNIASLVKPGGYIFLMLYGEPTGRDSGEFAYYTEVESLRRHTSVMSFDDRLKFLQGLKGDQAGGWFDAVSPEINDTYSFYEIQLWLQRAGFGDIRRTMDHASHHVIARKVS